Proteins co-encoded in one Quercus robur chromosome 8, dhQueRobu3.1, whole genome shotgun sequence genomic window:
- the LOC126695265 gene encoding protein argonaute 16: MEKSGGSKEAGGPPPPLPPPPPAIPPNVKPERVTTTKYTITSRRGVGTTGRPIQLLSNHFKVHVDNPDAVFYQYSVSITGEEKRVVEGRGIGRKVIDRVYQTYASELAGKRFGYDGEKSLYTVGPLPQNKFEFQVVLDEVAKRDIGSPGGSGSPSGPSKRSKRTFQSKTFNVDISYSAKIPLKSVALALRGADVDVNAQDALRVLDIVLRQQAANRGCLLVRQSFFHDDTRNFTSVGGGVTGVRGFHSSFRPTQGGLSLNMDVSTTMILTPGPLIDFLLANQNVREARYIDWVKAKRMLKNVRIKTLHRNMEFKIIGLSEKPCNQQYFSMRVKNGDGASEGQTVDITVYDYFARHCGIELKYSAYLPCVDVGKPKRPNYLPLELCTLISLQRYTKALSSTQRASLVEKSRQKPQERIRTLTDAMTNYKYDDDPVLAECGISIEKQLTQVEGRILETPKLKVGNSDDCIPRNGRWNFNNKKLLDPTQIDRWVVVNFSARCDTSHISRELINCGRNKGIIIQRPYTLIEEDSQFRRASPVVRVEKMFEQIQAKLPGAPEFILCVLPERKNSELYGPWKKRSLSDFGIVTQCISPAKVNDQYLTNLLLKINSKLGGINSLLAIEHSSRVPLINDTPTLILGMDVSHGSPGRSDVPSVAAVVGSRSWPLISRYRASVRTQSPKVEMIDALYKPLEDGSDDGIIRELLVDFFKTSKGRKPTQIIVFRDGVSESQFNQVLNIELDQIIKAYQHLGEENIPKFTVIVAQKNHHTKLFQASSPDNVPPGTVVDTKIVHPRNYDFYMCAQAGMIGTSRPAHYHVLVDEIGFSPDQLQNLIHSLSYVYQRSTTAISIVAPICYAHLAAQQMGQFIKFEDIPEASSSPRSGSVTNVGGVPVQELPRLHENVQGSMFFC; the protein is encoded by the exons ATGGAGAAATCAGGTGGTTCTAAGGAAGCTGGTGGGCCACCACCACCTTTGCCCCCGCCGCCTCCAGCCATACCTCCCAATGTTAAGCCAGAACGAGTGACCACTACTAAGTATACTATTACCAGCAGGCGTGGAGTTGGGACTACTGGTCGGCCCATACAGTTGCTCTCTAACCACTTTAAAGTTCATGTTGATAATCCAGATGCAGTGTTTTACCAGTATAGT GTATCTATTACTGGGGAAGAAAAGAGAGTTGTTGAAGGCAGAGGCATTGGGAGAAAAGTAATTGATAGGGTTTACCAAACCTATGCTTCTGAACTTGCTGGTAAAAGGTTTGGTTATGACGGGGAGAAAAGTCTGTACACTGTTGGTCCTCTGCCACAGAACAAGTTTGAGTTCCAAGTGGTGCTTGATGAGGTTGCAAAACG CGATATTGGGAGTCCTGGTGGCAGTGGGAGCCCCAGTGGGCCAAGTAAGCGGTCTAAACGGACGTTTCAGTCTAAGACTTTCAACGTAGACATTAGTTATTCTGCAAAAATACCATTGAAGTCAGTTGCTCTTGCTCTCAGAGGAGCTGATGTTGATGTTAATGCTCAGGATGCCTTGAGAGTCCTTGATATTGTACTGAGGCAGCAAGCTGCTAACAG GGGCTGTCTTTTGGTGAGGCAGTCCTTCTTTCATGACGACACACGGAACTTCACAAGTGTTGGAGGAGGTGTTACTGGTGTTCGGGGCTTCCATTCCAGCTTCCGTCCAACACAGGGTGGCTTGTCTCTTAATATGg ATGTGTCTACGACAATGATCCTAACACCTGGACCTCTGATTGATTTTCTATTAGCTAACCAGAATGTACGGGAAGCTCGCTATATTGACTGGGTAAAG GCTAAGAGAATGCTGAAAAATGTTAGGATAAAGACATTGCACCGAAACatggaattcaaaataattggCCTGAGTGAGAAACCATGCAATCAGCAATA CTTTTCTATGAGAGTGAAAAATGGGGACGGTGCAAGTGAAGGGCAGACTGTGGATATCACTGTCTATGATTATTTCGCTAGACACTGTGGTATAGAACTTAAATATTCTGCATACCTGCCATGTGTTGATGTCGGCAAGCCAAAAAGGCCCAACTATCTGCCACTGGAG CTCTGTACACTAATTTCCCTTCAACGCTATACGAAAGCATTATCTTCGACGCAGAGGGCATCATTAGTTGAAAAATCAAGGCAGAAGCCTCAGGAGAGAATTAGAACTCTGACTGAT GCTATGACAAACTACAAATATGACGATGATCCTGTGCTTGCTGAGTGTGGTATTTCTATAGAGAAACAATTGACTCAGGTTGAGGGTCGCATCCTTGAGACTCCAAAG TTGAAGGTTGGTAACAGCGATGACTGCATCCCTCGTAATGGGCGATGGAATTTCAATAACAAG AAACTTTTGGACCCTACTCAAATTGACCGCTGGGTAGTTGTCAATTTCTCTGCACGCTGTGATACTAGTCATATTTCACGGGAGCTTATCAACTGCGGAAGGAATAAGGGCATT ATTATTCAACGACCATATACACTAATTGAGGAAGATTCACAATTTAGAAGGGCCAGCCCTGTTGTCAGAGTTGAAAAGATGTTTGAACAGATACAAGCAAAGCTTCCTGGCGCACCTGAATTCATCCTTTGTGTATTGCCAGAGAGGAAAAACTCTGAACTTTATG GGCCTTGGAAGAAGAGAAGTCTGAGCGACTTTGGTATAGTCACACAATGTATTTCCCCTGCTAAGGTTAACGACCAGTACCTTACTAATCTGCTTCTTAAGATCAATTCTAAG cTTGGAGGAATAAATTCTTTGTTGGCAATAGAGCACTCCTCACGTGTTCCTCTGATAAATGATACTCCTACATTGATTTTGGGGATGGATGTCTCGCATGGGTCTCCTGGGCGATCAGATGTCCCATCTGTTGCTGCG GTTGTTGGCTCTCGAAGTTGGCCGCTGATTTCAAGGTATAGAGCATCTGTAAGAACACAGTCACCTAAAGTGGAGATGATTGATGCTTTATACAAGCCTTTAGAGGACGGTAGTGATGATGGTATCATCAG GGAACTGCTTGTGGACTTCTTTAAAACAAGCAAGGGGCGGAAACCAACTCAGATTATTGTGTTCAG ggATGGAGTGAGTGAATCACAATTTAACCAGGTTTTGAACATTGAGCTGGATCAAATCATAAAG GCATACCAGCATCTTGGGGAGGAAAACATTCCCAAGTTCACAGTGATCGTGGCTCAGAAGAATCATCATACAAAGCTATTTCAAGCTAGTTCCCCTGATAATGTTCCACCTG GGACTGTTGTGGACACAAAAATTGTGCACCCAAGGAATTATGATTTCTACATGTGTGCTCAAGCAGGGATGATT GGAACTTCTAGGCCAGCACACTATCATGTCTTGGTTGATGAGATTGGTTTCTCACCTGATCAATTGCAAAATCTGATCCATTCACTATCATATGT GTACCAAAGGAGTACAACTGCAATTTCAATTG TGGCACCAATATGTTATGCCCACCTTGCTGCACAACAGATGGGTCAGTTCATTAAGTTTGAAGACATTCCAGAAGCCTCCTCCTCTCCAAGAAGTGGAAGTGTCACTAATGTAGGGGGTGTGCCTGTCCAAGAGCTCCCTAGGTTGCATGAGAATGTCCAGGGTTCCATGTTCTTCTGTTGA